The Geotalea uraniireducens Rf4 genome window below encodes:
- a CDS encoding MBG domain-containing protein → MKKNQKRVFRRLQKFSTGQPAYLRLLVWPIIALTLVFGQAFIVSPAMALGGSYTPAVSAGNVSAGSATLTLKFTGDSSTLTGNFTLLAGNGASCGSSAQVIAGTDSADKAIGVAGSVVLRSGSVPNMSVATDYPYTVGNLSAATSYTACFTSSPGSTPASASFSTTAATPQVGAFMGTASDTAFTGIALPSVMAIAPDGAPYVAFGYLTSGGVAHKATVKRFNSQTKAWEPVGAAEFTVDAANSISLAFAPNGAAYLASSDDNTTNGTKVMSFNGATSTWEAVGATPVSAGSTGFNSLAFAPDGTPYVALVEFANGGQASGYVKVKRLNGSTWEDVGALPADYATYSSLAFTPNGGLYLAYVKTAHSGADWGTATVKFLANPADPGATWADINNDPSSSYIYGVSGLSLAIAPNGTPHVAFMDADTRYPIVMRYLNGAWIKVWNGSANITAGRAAGMGNLVIAPDGTPYLATADENTDRSQTPLFGFNGTDWIPFGSNSTIYNWGQTAQPTVAIAPNGIPYVLINDINTFNPMIMKANTDPILAGVTTGAASNITTTGATVAGTVNTTDGGTTTVSFEYGADTRYGSHTTPVTGQSAGASASASITGLFCGATYHYRIKGTSSRGPAYGSDNTFATLDCQPGPALTTPSASNITVGGGATLQFQASAVSTGYYTVMAGADVTCGTALQIRGGKDSNGNTAAISGSMALQANTPASIQLNSLTNAAYTVCFTAGTSSTLATVASFNLLTRPDFSWQPLGTAGAFSGDASYIKLAISPTDNTPYVVFQNNVPGDPDNGKAVVKSYNGTSWSTVGSGGFSTGDASFISMAIDSNGKPYVAYQDSGNSGKATVKSYNNGTWGEIGVTGGFSSGLAQYISMTFAPMGNVPYVAYADGSGSNNGSITMQENTTGSWSVDGTGTAISAANASSISLASDSYSQQYVAYIDGSDLNNKQVKVRYYYNDPAFPLWDNYPAVSSNSLTDLSNLSLAVASDCTLYVAYLDGGQITVKTPSQSGPGWNEVGALASVAGTVTYPTLLLSPDNTPYVVYIDSSNGKVMVMRYTAGAWSPVIGATSGGSIGTGQKPSLAFDKDGIAYVAYWDVATSKIVVKKAATASAAVTGKAGNISTSGVTLNGTVSANGAATTVSFEYGATTTYGTTVSATPGSLSASDSDVAVSAHITGSFTPGATYHFRVKAVNPDFVDPITGSDQTFTVPKIDQATLSVTGISGSAYYGQSGITAGVSGGNGSGAVTYSAGSSTACSVDATSGAVSITSGSGTCAIIATKAADSTYNAATSAAATLTVTTASQSALSVTGISGSAYYGQSGITAAALGGLGTGAVSYSAGSSTACTVDATSGAVSITSGSGACAITATKAADGNYNAATSAAATLTVTRATATVTLGSLTATYDGTAKSASATTTPTGKTVTFTYDGSATAPASAGSYAVIGTISDSNYQGAATGTLVIATATAPTLKIFALADGSITNTATLNISGSAAGANAIKSITINGVAVSPAADGSFSYAVTLQSGKNTITTVATDNADLTASDSRSIILDTTAPAITISSLADNSALAAASVTITGTVDKTATVQATVNNGTAQSAAMTGTSFSVTLNLEAGSNIIEVKATDLSGNSTMVKRTVVSDTTRPTLAITDPVQDMTTNLASMTISGTVTDALTAVSVTITCDGNSYTSQVVNGAFQQQISFTTAKQYAISVTATDQAGNNVTAQRNVIYAPSTPTPTLPSGDINGDGKVDISDALLALQMAVGLATPSPAQLAAGDVAPLVNDKPSSDGVIDIADAMLILEKAVGMLTW, encoded by the coding sequence ATGAAAAAAAATCAGAAGAGAGTTTTCAGAAGATTGCAAAAGTTTTCGACCGGACAGCCCGCATATTTGCGGCTGCTGGTCTGGCCGATCATTGCGCTGACGCTTGTTTTCGGACAGGCGTTTATTGTATCACCGGCAATGGCCTTGGGGGGCAGTTATACCCCGGCCGTCAGCGCCGGCAACGTCAGCGCGGGCAGCGCCACCCTGACGTTGAAATTTACCGGGGATTCCTCCACGCTGACCGGGAATTTCACCCTTCTGGCGGGGAACGGCGCCAGTTGCGGCAGCAGCGCTCAAGTCATTGCAGGAACGGACAGCGCGGACAAAGCAATTGGCGTCGCCGGCAGCGTCGTACTTCGCTCAGGCTCCGTGCCGAATATGAGCGTCGCTACCGATTACCCGTACACGGTGGGCAACCTCAGCGCCGCCACCTCCTATACCGCCTGTTTCACCTCCAGCCCAGGTTCTACGCCTGCTTCGGCCAGTTTTAGCACAACAGCCGCCACCCCCCAGGTAGGCGCCTTCATGGGCACGGCCAGCGACACCGCTTTTACAGGCATTGCTCTCCCTTCCGTCATGGCCATTGCCCCGGACGGCGCCCCTTACGTGGCCTTCGGGTATTTGACTTCGGGTGGTGTAGCACACAAAGCCACGGTGAAGCGCTTTAATAGCCAGACCAAAGCGTGGGAACCGGTCGGCGCCGCGGAATTCACCGTCGATGCGGCCAATAGTATCTCTCTGGCCTTTGCCCCGAACGGCGCCGCTTACCTGGCGTCTTCCGACGATAACACCACCAACGGAACCAAGGTGATGAGCTTTAATGGCGCGACCAGTACGTGGGAAGCGGTCGGCGCTACGCCCGTCTCTGCCGGCAGCACCGGTTTTAACTCACTGGCCTTTGCCCCGGATGGCACCCCTTACGTGGCGCTCGTGGAATTTGCAAACGGCGGCCAAGCCAGTGGCTATGTCAAGGTAAAGCGCCTTAACGGTTCGACCTGGGAAGACGTCGGCGCCCTGCCCGCCGACTACGCCACATACAGCTCCCTGGCCTTTACCCCCAACGGCGGCCTTTACCTGGCGTACGTGAAGACTGCACACTCAGGCGCGGACTGGGGCACCGCCACGGTGAAGTTCCTTGCGAACCCGGCGGATCCCGGCGCTACCTGGGCAGATATCAACAATGATCCATCCAGTTCCTATATCTACGGCGTTAGCGGCCTCTCCCTGGCTATCGCCCCGAACGGCACACCCCATGTAGCTTTTATGGATGCCGACACACGCTATCCCATAGTGATGCGCTACCTGAACGGCGCCTGGATCAAGGTCTGGAACGGCAGCGCCAATATAACAGCCGGCAGGGCGGCCGGCATGGGCAACCTGGTCATTGCCCCGGACGGCACGCCATATCTGGCGACCGCGGATGAAAACACAGATCGCTCACAAACGCCGCTATTCGGCTTTAACGGCACGGACTGGATTCCTTTCGGCAGCAACTCTACCATCTATAATTGGGGCCAGACTGCTCAACCGACCGTGGCCATTGCTCCGAACGGCATACCGTATGTGTTGATTAATGATATTAACACTTTCAACCCCATGATAATGAAGGCGAACACCGACCCCATTCTCGCCGGCGTCACTACCGGCGCGGCGAGCAACATCACCACCACCGGCGCCACCGTGGCCGGGACGGTAAACACCACCGACGGCGGAACCACCACGGTTAGCTTTGAATATGGCGCTGACACCAGGTACGGCAGTCACACTACCCCCGTTACCGGCCAGTCGGCCGGCGCGTCAGCTTCCGCCTCCATCACGGGGCTGTTCTGCGGCGCCACCTACCACTACCGGATCAAGGGAACAAGCAGCCGCGGCCCCGCCTACGGCAGCGACAATACCTTTGCCACCTTGGACTGCCAGCCAGGCCCGGCGCTGACCACTCCGAGCGCCAGCAATATAACCGTGGGGGGGGGCGCCACCCTGCAGTTTCAGGCAAGCGCCGTCAGCACCGGGTATTACACCGTGATGGCGGGGGCCGATGTCACCTGCGGCACCGCCTTGCAAATCAGGGGAGGCAAGGACAGCAACGGCAACACCGCAGCCATTTCCGGCTCCATGGCGCTGCAAGCCAACACTCCCGCCAGCATACAGTTAAACAGCCTGACCAACGCCGCCTACACCGTCTGCTTTACCGCCGGCACCAGCAGCACGCTGGCAACCGTTGCCTCGTTCAACCTGCTGACCCGCCCGGATTTCAGCTGGCAGCCGCTCGGTACAGCCGGAGCTTTCAGCGGCGATGCGTCATACATCAAACTCGCCATTTCACCAACGGACAACACCCCCTACGTGGTGTTTCAGAATAATGTTCCCGGTGACCCGGATAATGGCAAGGCTGTGGTGAAGAGCTACAACGGCACATCCTGGAGCACGGTCGGTTCCGGCGGTTTCTCCACCGGAGACGCCTCTTTCATCTCTATGGCCATTGACAGTAACGGTAAACCTTATGTGGCGTATCAGGACAGTGGCAACAGCGGCAAAGCCACGGTGAAGTCTTACAATAATGGCACTTGGGGCGAAATCGGGGTTACCGGCGGATTTTCCTCAGGTTTGGCCCAATACATCTCCATGACCTTTGCGCCGATGGGCAACGTTCCCTATGTGGCATACGCCGACGGCAGCGGCAGCAATAATGGCTCAATCACGATGCAAGAGAACACAACCGGCAGTTGGAGCGTAGATGGGACCGGGACCGCCATCTCCGCCGCGAACGCCTCCAGCATCTCCCTGGCCTCTGATTCATATTCTCAACAATATGTCGCGTATATTGACGGAAGCGACCTTAACAATAAACAGGTGAAGGTCCGGTACTATTATAATGATCCTGCTTTTCCTCTTTGGGATAACTACCCGGCGGTCTCAAGCAATTCACTCACCGATCTCTCCAATCTCTCCCTGGCGGTTGCGTCAGACTGCACACTCTACGTGGCATATCTGGATGGCGGGCAAATAACGGTGAAGACTCCCTCGCAGAGCGGCCCGGGGTGGAATGAGGTTGGCGCTCTGGCCTCCGTCGCCGGAACCGTTACCTACCCAACTCTGCTCTTGTCGCCGGATAACACCCCTTATGTGGTGTATATTGATAGCAGCAACGGCAAGGTCATGGTAATGCGTTACACGGCAGGCGCCTGGAGTCCGGTTATAGGCGCCACCTCCGGCGGCAGCATAGGAACTGGCCAAAAGCCTTCCCTGGCTTTTGACAAGGATGGCATCGCTTACGTGGCATATTGGGATGTCGCTACCTCTAAAATCGTCGTAAAAAAGGCGGCAACCGCTTCCGCAGCCGTGACCGGCAAGGCAGGCAACATCAGCACCTCCGGCGTCACGCTGAACGGCACGGTGAGCGCCAATGGCGCGGCCACCACGGTAAGTTTCGAATATGGCGCAACCACCACCTACGGCACCACCGTCTCAGCCACTCCAGGTTCGTTGTCGGCGAGCGACAGCGATGTGGCGGTATCCGCTCACATCACTGGCAGCTTCACCCCTGGCGCCACCTATCACTTCAGGGTCAAAGCGGTGAATCCCGACTTCGTAGATCCAATCACCGGCAGCGACCAGACGTTTACTGTGCCTAAGATCGACCAGGCCACCCTGAGCGTAACCGGCATCTCCGGCAGCGCCTATTATGGCCAGAGCGGCATCACCGCCGGTGTCTCCGGCGGCAACGGCAGCGGTGCAGTTACCTACAGCGCCGGTTCCTCCACCGCCTGTTCGGTAGACGCCACGTCCGGCGCAGTTTCCATAACCAGCGGCAGCGGCACCTGTGCCATCATTGCCACCAAAGCGGCCGACAGCACCTACAACGCGGCCACCAGCGCGGCGGCAACGCTTACGGTTACCACCGCGAGCCAGTCCGCACTGAGCGTAACAGGCATTTCAGGTAGCGCCTACTACGGCCAGAGCGGCATAACCGCTGCGGCATTAGGCGGCCTCGGCACCGGCGCAGTCAGCTACAGCGCCGGCTCCTCAACCGCTTGTACGGTAGACGCCACGTCCGGCGCAGTTTCCATAACCAGCGGTTCCGGCGCCTGTGCCATCACCGCCACCAAGGCGGCTGACGGCAATTACAACGCGGCCACCAGCGCGGCGGCAACGCTTACGGTTACCAGGGCCACCGCCACCGTAACTCTGGGCAGCCTGACTGCCACCTACGACGGCACGGCAAAAAGCGCCAGCGCCACCACCACGCCGACCGGCAAAACCGTTACCTTCACCTATGACGGCAGCGCCACTGCACCGGCCAGCGCCGGAAGTTACGCGGTAATCGGCACGATCAGCGACAGCAACTATCAAGGTGCAGCTACCGGTACCTTGGTAATTGCCACCGCCACCGCGCCCACCCTGAAAATCTTCGCCCTGGCAGACGGCAGCATCACTAATACCGCCACCCTCAACATCAGCGGTAGCGCCGCCGGTGCAAACGCTATCAAATCCATAACGATCAACGGGGTGGCGGTGTCTCCCGCCGCTGATGGCAGCTTCTCGTATGCGGTTACGCTGCAATCGGGCAAAAACACCATTACCACCGTAGCCACCGACAACGCTGATTTGACCGCAAGCGACAGCCGCAGCATCATCCTGGACACCACTGCTCCGGCGATCACCATCTCTTCGTTGGCCGATAACAGCGCCCTGGCGGCCGCCTCGGTTACGATAACCGGAACCGTGGACAAGACAGCAACGGTCCAGGCGACGGTCAACAACGGAACCGCCCAATCCGCCGCCATGACCGGTACCAGCTTCAGCGTTACCCTGAATCTGGAGGCAGGGAGCAACATCATTGAGGTCAAAGCTACCGACTTGTCTGGTAACAGCACCATGGTCAAGCGTACAGTGGTTTCCGACACCACCAGGCCGACCCTGGCGATCACCGACCCGGTTCAGGACATGACCACCAATCTGGCCTCCATGACAATCTCCGGCACGGTAACCGATGCCCTGACCGCCGTCAGCGTCACCATAACCTGCGACGGCAATAGCTACACCTCGCAGGTGGTAAACGGCGCATTCCAGCAGCAGATCAGCTTTACCACGGCAAAACAGTACGCCATAAGCGTAACCGCCACGGATCAGGCGGGCAACAACGTCACGGCGCAGCGAAACGTAATCTATGCACCGTCTACTCCTACGCCAACGCTTCCTTCCGGCGACATCAACGGTGACGGCAAGGTGGATATCAGCGACGCCTTATTGGCTTTGCAGATGGCCGTGGGTCTGGCAACCCCCAGCCCAGCCCAACTGGCGGCCGGCGACGTTGCCCCGCTGGTGAACGACAAGCCGTCGTCTGATGGAGTTATCGACATCGCCGACGCCATGCTGATACTGGAAAAGGCGGTTGGGATGCTGACTTGGTAG
- a CDS encoding transposase — MRCGKAACPFITFQFSQERMTYLEQSGTVNYRSKDGHTTKSFSALDWLALIISHIPRHGEQMERYYGYYSIAARGKRRKLGLVDVETAEIAGQEADSAYRKKCRANWARLIRKIYEIDPLTCPNCGGTMRVLAFIEEAEIP; from the coding sequence TTGCGATGTGGTAAAGCAGCCTGTCCCTTTATTACTTTCCAGTTCTCCCAAGAGCGGATGACATACCTTGAGCAGAGCGGCACCGTCAACTATCGCTCGAAAGATGGCCACACGACGAAGAGCTTCAGCGCACTCGACTGGCTGGCACTGATAATCAGCCACATTCCCCGGCATGGTGAGCAGATGGAGCGCTATTACGGATATTACAGCATCGCAGCCAGAGGCAAGCGCAGGAAGCTTGGGCTGGTTGATGTCGAGACAGCTGAAATCGCCGGGCAGGAAGCAGATTCGGCATATCGCAAGAAGTGCCGTGCCAACTGGGCGAGGCTGATCCGGAAGATTTACGAGATTGATCCGCTGACCTGCCCCAACTGCGGCGGCACGATGCGGGTGCTGGCGTTTATCGAAGAAGCGGAAATCCCGTAA
- a CDS encoding ATPase AAA: protein MNKRLITSIAKISAPKVSGTVERERLFRLLDHGREKPVVWIAAPAGSGKTTLVSGWLDNRRIPSIWYQIDSGDADPATFFMYFGLAAQNAAPKKKKKLPVLTPEYLMGIPVFSRRFFEDVFSRLPIPAVIVFDNYQDAPADSPLHEILRCGIDAAPAGITFVVLSRCDSPPQLSRIRITDRLHFLGWFDLRFSVEESKTMAISHGCADLDDDVLLRLHAKANGWAAGLALLLRSRELGPVRGPSLKTPAVLFDYFAEEIFRLTDGATRDFLLKTSLFPSTTVSMAEHISGNNDASAILDRLNREHYFIESHVSDDPVYQYHPLFREFLLNRAKSLFAPDALADMQRDAARLLEQAGQIEDAARLYSDAGDSAGLARLVTRHARELLLQGRNKSIREWMASLPEKTMNDDPWLLYWSGMCSFPMDLPGTRQYLEQALALFRMNEDLPGIYLSWAGIVDSYAFGDEWKSLDNCITVFDDLTSSYPSFPSLEIELVASSRMLLSLTLRKTNQPERVERWLARVSALLQENPSFDIQMDIFSCMSLYYLWKGEYDKNALLLERAVAEVSHRKASSFAVIRIKLMSGIHYWITADYQAALQALSEGLDVSAKSGVHLYDSLLWSFKAATEMAAGEMENAENSMKHQLKSLLGMENALNSFWYYINSAWHALLTGNPSRAAEHMETAFARTESMGTPYYQALWHVAMAQVAFLQGRAGEARTLVRTAHRISLTMKSLVMEWYSLMIDAWLLLQEGEETEGLLSLRRGLSLGRKHGYVHLEFYQPTVMRFLFAKALGERIEQEYVKGLIRKLGLTPPYPLEEWPYPIKIHTLGRFEILKDDEPLVFSGKVPKKPLELLKALIAFGGREVSRERVTDALWPDADGDRANNAFKFSLHQLRLLLNKDTAVTLHNGLVAFDPRYCRIDAVEFMRLSGEVIALSRKTDHDSPESEARNIGDLARQAMELYGGDFLPNDVELPWTAPVRHKLRERMQRMLDVSGHHTGNPER, encoded by the coding sequence ATGAATAAACGCTTGATTACGTCAATAGCAAAAATTTCCGCCCCGAAGGTTTCGGGGACGGTCGAGCGGGAACGGCTTTTCCGGCTGCTCGACCATGGGCGGGAGAAGCCCGTGGTATGGATTGCGGCGCCGGCGGGCTCGGGCAAGACCACCCTTGTTTCCGGATGGCTCGACAACCGCCGGATACCCTCCATCTGGTATCAAATCGATAGCGGTGATGCCGATCCTGCCACGTTTTTCATGTATTTCGGCTTGGCGGCGCAAAACGCGGCGCCGAAAAAGAAAAAAAAGCTCCCCGTCCTGACGCCGGAATACTTGATGGGGATCCCCGTGTTCAGCCGCCGCTTTTTTGAGGATGTTTTCAGCAGGCTCCCCATACCAGCCGTCATCGTGTTCGACAACTACCAGGACGCGCCCGCCGATTCACCGCTTCATGAAATCCTGCGGTGCGGCATCGATGCCGCGCCGGCAGGGATCACCTTCGTTGTCCTGAGCAGATGCGATTCACCCCCGCAACTGTCGCGTATCCGTATCACCGATCGGCTCCATTTTCTGGGGTGGTTCGATCTTCGCTTTTCCGTTGAAGAGTCGAAGACCATGGCAATAAGTCATGGTTGCGCAGATCTTGACGATGATGTACTGCTGCGCTTGCATGCAAAAGCCAACGGCTGGGCCGCCGGGCTGGCGCTTCTGCTCAGATCGCGGGAACTGGGGCCTGTCCGTGGCCCATCGTTGAAGACCCCCGCTGTGCTCTTCGATTATTTTGCCGAGGAAATCTTTCGGTTAACCGATGGCGCCACCCGCGATTTCCTGTTGAAAACCTCCCTTTTCCCCTCCACGACTGTCTCCATGGCCGAGCATATTTCCGGAAACAACGATGCCAGCGCCATCCTGGACCGCCTGAACAGAGAACATTATTTTATCGAAAGCCACGTATCCGATGATCCGGTCTATCAGTACCACCCCCTCTTCAGGGAGTTTCTCCTGAACAGGGCGAAGAGCCTGTTCGCGCCCGATGCATTGGCCGATATGCAGCGAGATGCCGCGCGGCTTCTTGAACAGGCCGGACAGATAGAGGATGCGGCACGGCTTTACAGTGATGCCGGAGACAGTGCCGGTCTTGCCCGGTTAGTGACCCGTCATGCTCGGGAACTCTTGCTGCAAGGGAGAAACAAGAGCATTCGGGAATGGATGGCAAGCCTGCCCGAGAAAACGATGAATGACGATCCATGGCTGCTCTACTGGAGCGGGATGTGCTCGTTTCCGATGGATCTGCCCGGAACAAGACAATATCTCGAACAAGCCTTGGCGTTGTTCAGGATGAATGAAGATCTGCCGGGCATCTATCTCTCCTGGGCAGGCATCGTGGATAGCTATGCCTTCGGTGACGAGTGGAAGAGTCTTGACAACTGCATTACGGTCTTCGACGACCTGACAAGCTCCTATCCGTCCTTCCCATCACTGGAAATCGAGCTCGTCGCCTCATCCAGGATGCTGTTATCCCTCACCTTGCGAAAAACGAATCAGCCGGAACGGGTTGAACGTTGGCTTGCTCGCGTTTCCGCGCTGCTGCAGGAAAATCCCTCTTTCGATATCCAGATGGACATCTTTTCCTGCATGAGTCTCTATTATCTCTGGAAAGGGGAGTATGACAAAAATGCCCTGCTGCTTGAACGGGCCGTGGCTGAGGTCAGTCATCGAAAAGCATCTTCCTTTGCGGTCATTCGCATTAAATTGATGAGCGGTATTCATTACTGGATAACGGCAGATTATCAGGCCGCTTTGCAGGCACTCTCCGAAGGGCTTGATGTTTCAGCCAAAAGCGGCGTCCATCTGTATGACTCCCTGTTATGGAGTTTCAAGGCTGCGACCGAAATGGCGGCTGGCGAAATGGAGAATGCGGAGAACTCCATGAAGCATCAACTGAAGTCGCTTCTCGGCATGGAGAATGCGCTGAACAGTTTCTGGTATTACATCAACTCCGCCTGGCATGCGCTCCTTACCGGTAACCCGTCCCGTGCTGCCGAACATATGGAGACCGCCTTTGCCAGGACGGAAAGCATGGGGACCCCATACTACCAGGCATTGTGGCACGTCGCCATGGCGCAGGTGGCCTTTCTGCAGGGGCGTGCCGGTGAGGCGAGAACCCTTGTCCGGACGGCGCACCGCATCAGCCTGACGATGAAAAGCCTGGTTATGGAGTGGTACTCGCTTATGATCGACGCCTGGCTTCTTTTGCAGGAAGGGGAGGAAACGGAGGGGCTTCTATCGCTTCGCCGCGGTCTGTCGCTGGGGAGGAAACACGGCTATGTTCATCTTGAATTCTACCAGCCGACCGTCATGCGCTTTCTTTTTGCAAAGGCGCTGGGGGAGAGGATAGAGCAGGAGTATGTGAAGGGGCTTATCAGGAAACTGGGACTGACGCCTCCCTATCCTCTTGAGGAATGGCCCTATCCTATAAAGATCCACACCCTCGGCCGGTTCGAGATCCTCAAGGACGATGAACCGCTTGTATTTTCCGGGAAAGTCCCGAAAAAGCCGTTGGAACTGCTCAAGGCATTAATTGCCTTCGGCGGCAGGGAAGTGTCCAGGGAACGGGTGACCGACGCCCTCTGGCCCGATGCTGACGGCGACCGGGCCAATAATGCCTTCAAATTTTCGCTGCACCAACTCCGGCTGCTTCTGAACAAGGATACCGCGGTAACGCTGCATAATGGTCTTGTGGCCTTTGACCCCCGTTATTGCCGGATCGACGCGGTGGAGTTCATGCGTCTGTCCGGAGAGGTTATCGCCCTGAGCCGGAAAACGGACCACGACAGCCCCGAATCCGAAGCCCGAAACATCGGCGATCTTGCCCGACAGGCCATGGAACTTTATGGCGGCGATTTCCTCCCAAATGATGTGGAACTCCCCTGGACTGCGCCGGTACGGCATAAGCTCCGCGAAAGGATGCAGCGGATGCTTGATGTTTCAGGGCATCATACCGGAAACCCGGAGCGGTAA